CGGGTCGGGCGACATCTCGCTCGACGTCGTCGACGGCGACACCGTCGTCCAGTCGGGCTCCGGCGACCTCGTCGCCGAGCACCTCGCCGGCGAGGCGCGGGTCAAGACCGGCTCCGGCGACGTCCTCGTGCGGCGCGCCGACTCCAGCCTGGTCGTCACGACCGGGAGCGGGGACGTGCGCGTCGGCGTGGTCGGCGACGAGGTGGCCATCAAGACCGGCTCCGGCGACGCCCAGGTGGGCACGCTGGGCGGCGAGGCCGTCTTCACCACCGGGTCGGGCGACCTCGTCGTGGGCGAGACGGCGTCGGGTCGGGTGACCGCCCGGACCGCCAGCGGCGACGTCCGCATCGGCGTACGCGCCGGGACGCCGGTGTGGACCGACGTCCGCACCGCGAGCGGACGGCTCTCGTCCAGCCTGCCGCCCACGGGCGAGCCCGCCGCCGACCAGCCCTACCTCGAGGTGCGGGCCACCACCGCCTCGGGCGACGTCACCCTCCACCAGTGCTGACGCACTCCCACCACCGAGCAGAAAGGAGCACGACCATGTACGAGTCCTTCACCGACATCGAGCTGATCGCCCGGCACCGCATCGCCGAGCGCGTGCGCTTCTCGCCGCGCGCCCCGAAGCGCCGCTGATCCTCGCGCAGGCGTCGCGGTTCAGGACCGCATCGCGACGCCGCGGCGCCAGTAGCCCATGAAGGCCACGCGGCTGCGGTCGAAGCCGAGCTCGTTGACCAGGTGCCGCCGCAGGCCGGTCACGACCTTGGACTCCCCCGCGATCCAGGCGTAGGTCCCGCCGACACCGCTGGCGTCGTCCGCGACCTCCTCGCCCGAGGACGAGTAGGACGGCGTCTCCCACAGGTCGGGGTCGACCTCGTCCGGGGCGACGTCGACCGTCGCGCCGGGGATGCCGAGGTGAGCCACGACCGCGTCGTGCAGGCCGAGGCCGAGCTCCGCGCCATCGCGCGCCAGCCACACGACCTCGACGCCCGCCGGACGGCGTACGTCTTGGACGTCGGCGGCCACGGGCACCTCGAGGAACGCCGTGCCGCGGGCGTCGTCGGGCAGCTGCTCGAGCACCGAGCAGACGGCCGGCACCGCCGTCTCGTCGCCCACCAGCAGCAGGTCCGAGCCCGGGGTCGGGTCGAACTCGATGCCGCCGTAGGGGAACCCGCGGCGCGGCGCGAGCACCACGATCCGGTCGC
This sequence is a window from Nocardioides sp. S5. Protein-coding genes within it:
- a CDS encoding DUF4097 family beta strand repeat-containing protein, which translates into the protein MSQHLDLSFDTPEPIDLYVENGRGLVDVTATSTTETTVRITGERAEEYDVRDLSEGHGPRRIAIIAPQRSGGFFGKDPRAEVVVELPVASRVDAKVGSSDVRLHGRFDDTRVDAGSGDISLDVVDGDTVVQSGSGDLVAEHLAGEARVKTGSGDVLVRRADSSLVVTTGSGDVRVGVVGDEVAIKTGSGDAQVGTLGGEAVFTTGSGDLVVGETASGRVTARTASGDVRIGVRAGTPVWTDVRTASGRLSSSLPPTGEPAADQPYLEVRATTASGDVTLHQC
- a CDS encoding siderophore-interacting protein: MTVTTSVLPMLLADVEVVSVERISPTFARVELGGPELAHFGVDGPRYDQRIKLVFPDPETGGMTSTEGADETWLATWLDRPAAERGHMRTYTIRDVRGSGEQTTFVVDMVLHLEGDLVGPGSLWASTAAPGDRIVVLAPRRGFPYGGIEFDPTPGSDLLLVGDETAVPAVCSVLEQLPDDARGTAFLEVPVAADVQDVRRPAGVEVVWLARDGAELGLGLHDAVVAHLGIPGATVDVAPDEVDPDLWETPSYSSSGEEVADDASGVGGTYAWIAGESKVVTGLRRHLVNELGFDRSRVAFMGYWRRGVAMRS